A genomic window from Thermoplasmata archaeon includes:
- a CDS encoding sulfite exporter TauE/SafE family protein, translated as MTPGTTPRRFSRNDAVAAIASFPIGVVAGVTGVGGGEYRAPVLLALLRNVRSTIAGNLLAGVIVSAAVVVFRGALFQPSDTLFLAATMIVTSVPGAYFGALLAGRTPAKWLKILLAGILTATALRLLLFESTGSGPYPFEAKQAAMALLAGFAIGVVSGLVGVAGGEYRIPALILIFGLPASVAGTISSLVALPMQLAGFWKHRRLGQASPTASRLGAIMGGTGIGGVAVGVALLHRTSDAIVTALLAVVMLIAAARIAWESRRPDREESPAPAAKPPSVG; from the coding sequence GTGACTCCCGGAACGACCCCGCGTCGATTCTCGCGGAACGACGCCGTTGCCGCGATTGCCTCATTCCCGATCGGGGTCGTCGCCGGCGTGACGGGAGTCGGTGGAGGGGAGTACCGGGCCCCGGTCCTCCTCGCCCTGTTGCGGAACGTCCGTTCGACGATCGCAGGCAACCTATTGGCGGGCGTGATCGTCTCGGCCGCCGTCGTGGTCTTCCGGGGAGCGTTGTTCCAGCCGAGCGACACGTTGTTCCTCGCCGCGACCATGATCGTGACGTCGGTCCCCGGCGCGTATTTCGGGGCGCTCCTCGCCGGCCGGACCCCTGCCAAGTGGCTCAAAATCTTGCTTGCAGGAATCCTCACCGCGACGGCCCTCCGTCTTCTCCTATTCGAGTCGACGGGGTCGGGCCCGTACCCGTTCGAAGCGAAGCAGGCCGCGATGGCGCTGCTCGCCGGTTTCGCGATCGGCGTGGTCTCCGGCCTCGTGGGCGTCGCGGGCGGGGAATACCGCATTCCGGCACTCATCCTGATTTTCGGGCTGCCGGCGAGCGTCGCGGGGACGATCAGCTCCCTCGTCGCGCTACCCATGCAATTGGCGGGCTTCTGGAAACACCGACGGCTCGGGCAAGCCTCCCCAACCGCCTCTCGCCTTGGAGCGATCATGGGCGGCACCGGCATCGGAGGCGTCGCAGTGGGCGTCGCCCTTCTCCATCGGACGAGTGATGCGATCGTGACGGCCCTCTTGGCCGTCGTCATGCTCATTGCCGCCGCTCGTATCGCATGGGAGTCGCGGAGGCCCGACCGCGAGGAATCGCCCGCCCCGGCGGCTAAGCCCCCTTCCGTAGGATGA